One genomic region from Myripristis murdjan chromosome 7, fMyrMur1.1, whole genome shotgun sequence encodes:
- the LOC115362136 gene encoding splicing factor 3A subunit 2-like: MLLLLLPLPGGPESMLPPLSCGPESTSPLSCGPESMLPLSCGPEFTLLLPLSGGPKSALQEVMIALQCGATRTAAIRGGSAMAASTLAVRQSTASSMVPCALAARPSTAPCLVPGAPCLVPGAPAVRPSAAPCLVPGAPAVRPSAAPCLVPGAPAVRPSAAPCLVPGAPAVRPRTAPCLVPGAAAVRPSAAPCLVLGALAVRQSITPPLVPCAPVVRPSAVPSLVSSALAGRPSTAPPLVTCPPAFHLTLALSPVLWPPPPPVF, encoded by the exons atgctgctgctgctgctgccgctgcctggcggtcccgagtccatgCTGCCG cCGCTGTCctgcggccccgagtccacgtcccCGCTGTCCTGCGGCCCCGAGTCCATGTTGCCGCTGTCCTGCGGTCCAGAgttcaccctgctgcttccACTGTCTGGCGGTCCcaagtctgcactgcaggaAGTTATGATCGCTCTGCAGTGTGGTGCCACCCGCACTGCCGCCATCCGGGGAGGTTCCGCCATGGCCGCCAGCactctggccgtccgccagagcaccgcctcgtccatggttccctgcgccctggccgccCGCCCGAGCACCGCGCCGTGCCTGGTTCCAGGCGCGCCGTGCCTGGTTCCCGGCGCCccggccgtccgcccgagcgccGCCCCGTGCCTTGTTCCCGGCGCCccggccgtccgcccgagcgccGCCCCGTGCCTGGTTCCCGGCGCCccggccgtccgcccgagcgccGCCCCGTGCCTGGTTCCCGGCGCCCCGGCCGTCCGCCCGAGGACCGCCCCGTGCCTGGTTCCCGGCGCCgcggccgtccgcccgagcgccgccccgtgcctggttcttggcgccctggccgtccgccagagcattACCCCGCCCTTGGTTCCCTGCGCCCCAGTCGTCCGCCCAAGTGCCGTCCCGTCATTGGTTTCCAGCGCCCTGGCCGGCCGCCCAAGCACCGCCCCGCCCTTGGTCACCTGCCCTCCAGCCTTCCACCTGACTCTGGCTCTGAGCCCTGTgctttggcctcctcctccccccgtctttTGA